One Aethina tumida isolate Nest 87 chromosome 5, icAetTumi1.1, whole genome shotgun sequence genomic window carries:
- the LOC109604342 gene encoding uncharacterized protein LOC109604342 isoform X1, whose protein sequence is MTMSVRRGCRRDVATQRVTIGNFYGLDGLESISQTTLKNESVQDLSTSLQKSQRLIAIKLPKSQRVIPQGNEDLESVIASSTDIPLIEGRCDEIDIPLGRRHAETNIPNSNVTDLETPAANDAQICRICLDSGSREALIQPCTCRGTVARVHLKCLERWIRESNHSRCEICQERYRFIRRSNYTTFQSICKYLRHSGHHWYFYKSLLILIASLIGEFSIAWLFMNASFDMTFLRQDYIIPHPLINSVIWILCMTFLDHILISIVTTEMLRQFYLWRFWCRRFLRVLIIDPPPN, encoded by the exons ATGACAATGAGTGTCCGAAGAGGTTGTAGAAGGGATGTGGCGACACAACGTGTAACCATTGGAAATTTCTATGGTTTAGATGGGCTGGAGAGCATTTCTCAAActactttaaaaaatgag AGTGTACAAGATTTATCTACATCTTTACAAAAATCCCAAAGGCTTATCGCAATTAAACTTCCAAAAAGTCAGAGAGTCATTCCACAGGGCAACGAAGATCTCGAATCGGTAATCGCTTCGTCGACGG ATATACCTTTAATAGAGGGTCGATGCGACGAGATAGATATCCCACTTGGAAGAAGACATGCCGAAACAAACATTCCGAATTCGAACGTCACCGATTTAGAAACGCCTGCAGCTAATGATGCTCAGATTTGCAGAATATGTCTGGACAGTGGTAGCAGAGAAGCTCTAATACAGCCTTGCACCTGTCGTGGTACGGTGGCCAGGGTGCATCTGAAATGCTTGGAGAGATGGATTAGGGAATCCAATCACAGCAGATGCGAGATTTGTCAGGAACGCTATAGGTTTATCCGACGATCAAA TTACACCACTTTCCAATCCATTTGCAAATATCTTCGACATTCTGGTCACCATTGGTACTTTTACAAAAGTCTATTGATCTTGATCGCTTCACTCATTGGAGAGTTTAGCATTGCCTGGCTTTTTATGAATGCCAGCTTTGACATGACCTTCTTGCGTCAAGATTACATTATTCCTCATCCACTTATTAATTCTGTGATTTGGATACTTT GTATGACTTTTTTGGATCATATACTTATATCTATTGTGACAACTGAGATGcttagacaattttatttatggagGTTTTGGTGTCGACGGTTTCTAAGAGTTTTGATTATAGACCCACCACCTAACTAA
- the LOC109604345 gene encoding post-GPI attachment to proteins factor 3, whose amino-acid sequence MNFLISTFIFIISVNSCISSAGDNSMHFLKCVEKCTNLNCADALNINFLVSDQQPLHLRLLNWNCGDECKHECMWKTVENFHQRGLNTPQFYGKWPFIRVLGIQEPASVLFSLLNFYMHLKMIMKFRKEVRPDSPCYWLWHIFCLVCLNAWVWSTVFHTRDSHFTELMDYACAFSMILITCYTMVHRILRNVVMQSILIIIATFFLAFFFSHVTYLSQGRFDYKYNMIVNILVGTTTGACWFVWCTLVRHRQSYVWKCAIFVALTGMVLLLEVADAPPFLYLIDCHALWHLSTAILIPLYYSFAIDDCKYMRKQEAEKTPIKKRP is encoded by the exons ATGAATTTTTTGATCTCTacctttatatttataatctcAGTAAACTCATGCATTTCCTCTGCCGGTGATAATTCCATGCATTTCTTAAAATGCGTGGAAAAATGCACTAATTTGAATTGCGCCGACg cCCTAAACATTAACTTTTTAGTGAGTGATCAGCAACCGTTACATTTAAGATTACTTAATTGGAATTGTGGAGACGAATGTAAGCACGAATGTATGTGGAAAACTGTAGAAAATTTTCACCAAAGAGGTTTGAATACACCACAATTTTATGGAAAA TGGCCCTTCATAAGAGTCTTGGGAATACAAGAACCAGCTTCTGTATTATTCTCattgttaaacttttatatgcatctaaaaatgattatgaaatttagaaaGGAGGTCCGACCAGATAGTCCTTGTTATTGGTTGTGGCATATATTTTGTCTA GTTTGTCTAAATGCTTGGGTTTGGTCCACAGTATTTCATACTAGAGACTCTCATTTCACAGAGCTCATGGATTATGCTTGTGCATTTTCCATGATTTTAATCACTTGCTACACCATGGTACACAG AATTCTACGTAACGTAGTCATGCAGTCGATCCTCATAATCATCGCCACATTCTTCTTAGCCTTCTTCTTCAGCCACGTGACCTACCTGAGCCAAGGCCGCTTCGACTACAAATACAACATGATCGTAAACATCCTTGTAG GAACAACAACGGGTGCGTGCTGGTTTGTTTGGTGCACATTGGTCAGGCACAGACAGTCATATGTGTGGAAGTGTGCCATTTTCGTTGCCCTAACTGGAATGGTCTTACTATTGGAGGTAGCAGATGCGCCGCCTTTTTTGTATCTCATTGACTGTCATGCCCTTTGGCACTTGTCCACAGCTATCCTCATACCTCTGTATTATAG TTTTGCCATTGATGATTGTAAATACATGAGAAAGCAAGAAGCTGAGAAAACCCCCATAAAGAAGCGGccctaa
- the LOC109604344 gene encoding glutamic acid-rich protein-like, producing MINNNLQEKSSKHSVTSFLSVTWENCKKRFRIKENPVPNDEPYGTYKLPKGYPNYTSSKEKLSLARSPRISNHTFSSDQRDLESTHSYNTVIIGKASDYFDKYKDRRLNFTLLYNTMSSNSPSPSYYYDKYCDDIPDNDPQNKIKAQRSKEAERVRHRSDSGPNKAAPNRECECTHPNVKCKHIKCPTSGKEYEVYERVDDDKKERKHRKKKKEKCKCKCECKCKCKKKKYTCQCCIKRVSSDSCPRCLDYHDQICQRRLVYNNDGRSVYSERSDNKSRQYCPHVADTGPCEYQRDQRCRCTYCYPVSKESKERKKEHIQEKRSVHECKCGGKVRVHEHVPITNSNTIVYPNSESSKTAFNCKETLESVRMMIKMESRQNYRNITNILNELKKQRRDIEDLKKLYLKTYNDQKNSAQAYAMYEQIMNARDKSPRPDPDTAKNNKSNLNENRRGTKVADNLDLKQGEKNSSPYKRRPDLQKNELRQTNPTSSAKKNVKEDDSASEKNEISTEKEDSVRYDTPPPAPSSPRRRQHRKKKKRNIFQFWKRSEDQ from the exons atgataaataataatcttcaGGAAAAATCGTCTAAACATTCAGTGACCTCATTCCTATCCGTAACATGGGAAAACTGTAAAAAGCGTTTTCGCATAAAAGAAAATCCTGTCCCCAATGATGAACCTTATGGAACTTATAAACTGCCAAAAGGATATCCAAACTATACTTCATCAAAGGAAAAATTATCTTTGGCTAGATCGCCACGAATCAGCAACCATACATTTTCTTCAGACCAACGGGATCTAGAGAGCACTCACAGCTACAATACTGTAATAATTGGAAAGGCATcagattattttgataaatataaagacAGGAggctaaattttacattactaTATAATACTATGTCTTCAAACAGTCCATCGCCTTCATActattatgataaatattgcGATGATATTCCTGACAACGATccgcaaaacaaaattaaagcacAACGATCTAAAGAAGCCGAAAGGGTCAGGCACAGATCAGATAGTGGCCCAAATAAGGCTGCTCCTAACCGTGAATGTGAATGTACTCATCCAAACGTGAAatgtaaacatattaaatgtcCCACAAGTGGAAAGGAATATGAAGTGTATGAAAGAGTTGATGATGATAAAAAGGAAAGAAAGCATcgcaaaaagaaaaaagagaAGTGCAAGTGCAAGTGCGAGTGCAAATGCAAATGCAAGAAAAAGAAATACACTTGCCAATGTTGCATAAAAAGAGTGAGTTCCGATTCATGTCCAAGATGTCTAGACTATCACGATCAAATTTGCCAGAGACGTTTAGTCTATAATAATGACGGAAGATCAGTTTATTCAGAAAGATCTGACAATAAGAGTAGGCAATATTGTCCCCATGTCGCAGATACTGGACCTTGTGAATATCAAAGGGACCAAAGGTGCCGCTGTACTTACTGCTATCCAgtatcaaaagaatccaaagaaaggAAGAAGGAACATATTCAAGAAAAACGATCCGTTCATGAATGCAAATGTGGAGGCAAGGTACGCGTACACGAGCATGTTCCAATCACCAACAGCAACACTATAGTATATCCGAATTCCGAATCTTCGAAAACAGCGTTTAATTGCAAAGAAACTTTGGAGTCTGTAAGGATGATGATCAAAATGGAATCCAGACAGAATTAcagaaatattacaaacattttaaatgaactGAAGAAACAACGAAGAGATattgaagatttaaaaaaattgtacttaAAGACTTACAATGACCAAAAAAATAGTGCGCAAGCCTATGCTATGTATGAACAAATTATGAATGCTAGGGACAAAAGTCCAAGACCTGATCCGGACACagctaaaaacaataaatctaatttaaacgAGAATAGACGTGGTACCAAAGTCGCTGACAACTTAGATTTAAAACAAGGAGAAAAAAATTCTAGCCCGTATAAGCGAAGACCAGATCTACagaaaaatga attGCGTCAAACGAATCCCACGAGTTCAGCGAAAAAGAATGTCAAAGAGGATGATAGTGCAAGtgagaaaaatgaaataagtacAGAGAAAGAAGATAGTGTGAGATATGATACTCCGCCGCCTGCGCCTTCATCTCCAAGAAGAAGACAACATcgtaaaaagaaaaagaggaatatttttcaatttt ggAAGAGATCAGAAGATCAGTAG
- the LOC109604348 gene encoding D-glucuronyl C5-epimerase B, which yields MSNPQRICGSVAGQKIYHSTKDPPLFFVMMRFNVKVALLFTLTIGFFSILLLYSYCGDSMSYRGSGKYAGANGAPDALGAEEIDCDINGEYIIGCRKEGGEVYLPFSFLHKYFEVYGKLATYDGLERFEWSHSYSKVYHPKQEYDPKGVFMYFENYNVEVRERVKCISAIEGVPVSTQWDSTGYYYPTQIAQFGLSHYSKNLTEPEPRRKTIEDAERELAKWVVPQTGSVERSLDKEVGSRVLKFRTSENYGEGVKLKMDHVLDFVMCLNIKLNENSSFSVTLQNRETQEIYNLHYITSEILITLQDNNVYHGIGTSETWKKLTRDLIVDLQKGLNYLDKDKSKHKIPRSKLKIINITLRGGGSLDNLTLSSSEHIQQFYDAAEWFVRNQNQKTGGWEIPVKRKLAIGFHDLQPGWYSSMGQGHAISLLARAYHHSGGDRRYLNAALDGLKPFRVPSSKGGVRATFLNKYHWYEEYPTKPASFVLNGFIYSLLGLYDLKVIAPPGESEEAEQLYNDGMDSLKNMLLLFDMGSVTSYDLRHFTIRTAPNLARWDYHATHINQLLLLHTIDGSPLFSHTAERWIRYMNGKRSAHN from the exons ATGAGTAATCCCCAAAGGATCTGTGGCTCTGTGGCTGGCCAAAAAATCTACCACAGCACAAAG GACCCGCCACTCTTTTTCGTCATGATGAGGTTCAACGTGAAAGTGGCTCTGCTCTTCACACTCACCATCGGCTTTTTCTCGATCCTGCTGCTGTATTCGTACTGCGGCGACTCCATGTCCTACCGCGGTTCGGGCAAGTATGCGGGCGCGAACGGCGCACCGGACGCACTCGGTGCCGAGGAGATCGACTGCGACATCAACGGCGAATACATAATCGGATGTCGTAAGGAGGGTGGCGAAGTGTATTTGCCGTTTTCCTTCTTACACAAGTACTTTGAGGTCTACGGCAAACTGGCGACTTACGACGGACTCGAAAG GTTTGAGTGGTCCCATAGCTACAGCAAGGTCTACCACCCAAAACAGGAATACGATCCGAAGGGCGTGTTCATGTACTTCGAGAATTACAACGTCGAGGTACGCGAACGAGTCAAATGCATCAGCGCCATAGAGGGGGTGCCCGTTTCCACGCAGTGGGACAGCACCGGTTACTACTATCCAACGCAGATCGCCCAGTTTGGGCTGTCGCACTACAGCAAAAACCTAACCGAACCAGAACCCAGAAGGAAGACCATAGAGGATGCGGAAAGGGAGCTGGCCAAGTGGGTGGTACCACAGACGGGTTCCGTTGAAAGGAGCCTGGATAAGGAAGTGGGCAGTAGAGTTTTGAAGTTTAGGACCAGCGAAAACTATGGGGAAGGCGTGAAGCTGAAGATGGATCACGTGCTGGACTTTGTCATGTGTCTGAATATCAAGTTGAATGAGAACAGCAGCTTCAGCGTGACTCTGCAAAACAGGGAGACGCAGGAGATCTACAATTTGCATTATATCACGtccgaaattttaataactcttCAG GATAATAATGTGTATCATGGAATTGGTACGTCTGAAACATGGAAGAAATTAACCAGGGACTTGATCGTGGACTTGCAAAAAGGACTGAACTACCTCGACAAGGATAAATCGAAACACAAGATTCCCAGATCTAAGctgaaaatcattaatattaccCTGCGGGGCGGGGGTTCCCTTGACAATCTGACATTGTCGTCGTCTGAGCACATCCAGCAGTTTTACGATGCTGCAGAATGGTTCGTAAGGAACCAAAACCAAAAGACTGGTGGCTGGGAAATACCAGTCAAAAGAAAACTAGCTATAG gttTCCACGATTTACAACCGGGTTGGTACTCTTCAATGGGACAGGGCCATGCAATATCTCTTTTAGCTCGGGCGTACCATCACTCGGGCGGCGACAGACGATATTTGAACGCGGCCCTAGATGGCCTCAAACCTTTTCGTGTACCGAGCAGTAAAGGGGGCGTCAGggcaacatttttaaacaaataccaCTGGTACGAGGAGTACCCGACTAAGCCCGCTTCCTTCGTGCTCAATGGCTTCATCTACTCATTGCTGGGGCTGTACGACTTGAAGGTGATCGCGCCACCAG GTGAGTCCGAGGAAGCGGAGCAATTGTACAACGACGGCATGGACTCGCTGAAGAATATGCTGTTGCTGTTCGACATGGGCAGCGTTACTTCGTACGACCTGAGGCACTTCACCATCCGTACGGCCCCGAACTTAGCACGGTGGGACTACCACGCAACCCACATCAACCAGTTACTGTTGTTGCACACAATCGACGGTTCGCCCCTTTTCTCCCACACGGCCGAACGGTGGATCAGATACATGAACGGTAAACGATCCGCCCATAATTAA
- the LOC109604340 gene encoding uncharacterized protein LOC109604340 isoform X2, which yields MAREESRGKRPFKLWDGRRSVRKGLVVGSLEELLQRGKDKLGLPNAETVRVVLENDGTQVDDAEYFRTLPANTILLLLRPGERWLPAGVDVIRAAISAIPKIVCETIHALELQDETPSWKIMDNKGRVTVVLHWDQRSGPSRVSSEAPSPAPGKFSPSKRPSLVIQTQVGGKKETIINDVYVPPGVASQQPQPRYSSPQITVINHDDVKPPHRLSKQGSSLESATIHIHTPECAHHAHMPRAGSPQSNGTVECDFHCCALHEEGRKIAVHKSVATSPIQDAQQTTSPQPPSSRHVRFLDIEGGGRHGGQSEHESSESETENTVMEDEAVTSEKFLLLIDQLSVDQKRHLSIKDIGIILERLSSKILDVERLDRESESDDCYNWTIKATIRGDVLRELGVIYNGNYYAISEHPGYRDENEGVVEEAEEEEEEEDRL from the exons ATGGCAAGAGAG GAATCCCGTGGAAAGAGGCCCTTCAAGTTATGGGACGGGCGTCGTAGCGTGCGCAAGGGGCTGGTGGTCGGGTCGCTCGAGGAACTCCTGCAACGGGGCAAGGATAAGCTCGGTCTGCCGAACGCGGAGACCGTGCGCGTTGTCCTCGAGAACGACGGCACCCAGGTCGACGATGCGGAGTATTTCCGGACGCTGCCGGCCAACACCATCCTGCTCTTGCTGAGGCCAGGCGAGAGATGGTTGCCAGCAGGAGTCGACGTTATCCGTGCAG CCATCTCCGCGATCCCGAAGATCGTTTGCGAGACGATCCACGCACTGGAGCTGCAAGATGAGACGCCGTCGTGGAAGATCATGGACAACAAGGGTCGCGTCACCGTCGTGCTGCACTGGGACCAGCGCAGCGGACCGTCGCGCGTCTCCTCCGAGGCACCTTCGCCCGCCCCAGGCAAGTTCTCGCCATCCAAGAGGCCCTCGCTCGTCATCCAGACACAG GTGGGCGGCAAGAAGGAGACGATCATCAACGACGTGTACGTGCCGCCGGGCGTGGCGTCGCAACAGCCACAGCCTCGGTATTCCAGTCCCCAGATCACTGTGATAAACCACGACGACGTGAAGCCGCCGCACCGGCTCTCGAAGCAGGGTAGCTCGCTGGAGAGTGCCACCATTCACATCCATACGCCGGAGTGTGCACATCATGCACACATGCCGCGCGCCGGGAGCCCCCAGAGCAACGGCACCGTTGAATGCGACTTCCATTGTTGTGCGCTTCACGAAGAGGGCCGCAAAATAGCGGTGCACAAGAGCGTGGCCACCTCACCCATACAG GATGCGCAGCAGACGACTTCACCGCAGCCACCGTCATCGCGCCACGTGCGTTTTTTAGACATTGAAGGTGGCGGCCGACACGGCGGGCAGTCCGAGCACGAGAGCTCCGAAAGTGAAACGGAGAACACCGTGATGGAGGACGAGGCCGTCACCTCCGAGAAGTTCCTGCTGCTGATCGATCAGCTGAGCGTCGACCAGAAACGGCACCTCAGCATCAAGGACATCGGCATTATATTGGAGAGGCTCAGCTCCAAGATATTGGACGTCGAGCGATTGGACCGCGAGAGCGAAAGCGACGACTGCTACAACTGGACCATTAAAG CCACCATAAGAGGGGACGTGTTACGCGAACTGGGTGTGATCTACAACGGCAACTATTACGCCATAAGTGAGCACCCCGGCTACCGGGACGAGAACGAGGGCGTGGTCGAGGAGGCCGAAGAGGAGGAAGAAGAAGAGGATCGGCTGTGA
- the LOC109604340 gene encoding uncharacterized protein LOC109604340 isoform X1: MAREESRGKRPFKLWDGRRSVRKGLVVGSLEELLQRGKDKLGLPNAETVRVVLENDGTQVDDAEYFRTLPANTILLLLRPGERWLPAGVDVIRAVAISAIPKIVCETIHALELQDETPSWKIMDNKGRVTVVLHWDQRSGPSRVSSEAPSPAPGKFSPSKRPSLVIQTQVGGKKETIINDVYVPPGVASQQPQPRYSSPQITVINHDDVKPPHRLSKQGSSLESATIHIHTPECAHHAHMPRAGSPQSNGTVECDFHCCALHEEGRKIAVHKSVATSPIQDAQQTTSPQPPSSRHVRFLDIEGGGRHGGQSEHESSESETENTVMEDEAVTSEKFLLLIDQLSVDQKRHLSIKDIGIILERLSSKILDVERLDRESESDDCYNWTIKATIRGDVLRELGVIYNGNYYAISEHPGYRDENEGVVEEAEEEEEEEDRL; the protein is encoded by the exons ATGGCAAGAGAG GAATCCCGTGGAAAGAGGCCCTTCAAGTTATGGGACGGGCGTCGTAGCGTGCGCAAGGGGCTGGTGGTCGGGTCGCTCGAGGAACTCCTGCAACGGGGCAAGGATAAGCTCGGTCTGCCGAACGCGGAGACCGTGCGCGTTGTCCTCGAGAACGACGGCACCCAGGTCGACGATGCGGAGTATTTCCGGACGCTGCCGGCCAACACCATCCTGCTCTTGCTGAGGCCAGGCGAGAGATGGTTGCCAGCAGGAGTCGACGTTATCCGTGCAG TAGCCATCTCCGCGATCCCGAAGATCGTTTGCGAGACGATCCACGCACTGGAGCTGCAAGATGAGACGCCGTCGTGGAAGATCATGGACAACAAGGGTCGCGTCACCGTCGTGCTGCACTGGGACCAGCGCAGCGGACCGTCGCGCGTCTCCTCCGAGGCACCTTCGCCCGCCCCAGGCAAGTTCTCGCCATCCAAGAGGCCCTCGCTCGTCATCCAGACACAG GTGGGCGGCAAGAAGGAGACGATCATCAACGACGTGTACGTGCCGCCGGGCGTGGCGTCGCAACAGCCACAGCCTCGGTATTCCAGTCCCCAGATCACTGTGATAAACCACGACGACGTGAAGCCGCCGCACCGGCTCTCGAAGCAGGGTAGCTCGCTGGAGAGTGCCACCATTCACATCCATACGCCGGAGTGTGCACATCATGCACACATGCCGCGCGCCGGGAGCCCCCAGAGCAACGGCACCGTTGAATGCGACTTCCATTGTTGTGCGCTTCACGAAGAGGGCCGCAAAATAGCGGTGCACAAGAGCGTGGCCACCTCACCCATACAG GATGCGCAGCAGACGACTTCACCGCAGCCACCGTCATCGCGCCACGTGCGTTTTTTAGACATTGAAGGTGGCGGCCGACACGGCGGGCAGTCCGAGCACGAGAGCTCCGAAAGTGAAACGGAGAACACCGTGATGGAGGACGAGGCCGTCACCTCCGAGAAGTTCCTGCTGCTGATCGATCAGCTGAGCGTCGACCAGAAACGGCACCTCAGCATCAAGGACATCGGCATTATATTGGAGAGGCTCAGCTCCAAGATATTGGACGTCGAGCGATTGGACCGCGAGAGCGAAAGCGACGACTGCTACAACTGGACCATTAAAG CCACCATAAGAGGGGACGTGTTACGCGAACTGGGTGTGATCTACAACGGCAACTATTACGCCATAAGTGAGCACCCCGGCTACCGGGACGAGAACGAGGGCGTGGTCGAGGAGGCCGAAGAGGAGGAAGAAGAAGAGGATCGGCTGTGA